Within the Balaenoptera acutorostrata chromosome 10, mBalAcu1.1, whole genome shotgun sequence genome, the region ttgtcagtttttaattttagtctgtTTAGTGGGTGTGTGGGgttctaatttgtatttccctgatgaataataatgttaagcatcttttcatgggcatATTGGCTATTTATCTTTTCTTGTTGGCTATtggctatttcttcttcttcaaatCCTTCGCGCACGTAAAAAAAGGGTTAATATCTATTTTTGCAACCAGTGTCGTCCAGACACTATGCTCATTCATGCTCATGGCTTTATGTGCTTTAACTGACGCCCACCCTGCACAGAAGCAGTAACCGACTGAGACCTCAGGGTACCTAGAAGGTTCAGCACTAACCGGATCCAGAACGGCTAGGCCGTTTCTGGGCATGGTCCCTGGTGGCTCTCTAAGGCACGCTCGGTGATTGGCTGAAGGAGCACTTCCGCAGGCACTTCCGAATCCGGGCCCGCCCCGAGCATCGGTGATTGGCTGGGCTGGCCGAGCGCGAGTCCTCTCGGGAGTTGTAGTTCTTGCGGCCCGGCTGGGGACGCCGGGAAGGACCATTGGTCTTACTTTGTCGTGGCCGCTGCCACCATGTCCCGCGTGTCGGTCCCTTGTCATGTGAAAGGCACTGTGGCCCTGCAGGTGGGCGACGTGCGGACCTCCCAAGGCCGGCCTGGCGTGCTGGTTATCGATGTCACCTTCCCCAGCGTCGCGCCCTTCGAGGTGAGCAAGCAAGTGGGCGCGACCGGGGCTCCTGGGCGGGGCTTATCTGGGAACTCGGGCGTGTCCCAGCCATTTAATCGTTTACCGAAAGCCTCTGTAGTACCTTGCCCATACGAATCAgttaaccatttatttattccttcagttAACACATAGTTACTAGAATGcagcttcctcttctgttctcttcAACGTCTCTCCCCAATGTCCAGAATGGCGCTGACACGGAAGTGCCGAGATAGTAGGTTAGGTGCTGGAAATACAGTTTTGAACCTAATAGAGGTGAGAGGTCGTTTTGTCCCTGGCCACTGGCTGGGTATCATTAGACAATGAGTTACCCCCAAACCTGCCTCCTGCCCATTCCTACAGTCCCTGCTGGAGGTCAGGTTCAAATCATCCCTCATCAGGATCTTCCCAGGGGCTCCAGTTTCCAGTCTCCAGTTGCCTTTCCACATCTGCTGGCAGAGTGACTGGACACTGCAAGACCTCAACACAGAGGGCAAAGTCCACTTTCTAATGGCCTGGCATTCagagccactctgtgtctttgcCCTACTTGCTTCTCGGCCCCAGGCATTTTGTCCTGTAGTGTGTGGTTCTTCCCCAAGCTGTTGCTTACTCTAAGCTGCGAGACTTCATTACAGGGCCCAACCTTGGaaatctgattcagtaggtctgggatggagcctgtacacttatattaaaaaaaaaaaaaaaaaatttccttgtgtaattctgttttgttgtattttgttgttggtggtggtggtggtggtttttttggcctcaccacggtgggatcttagttccctgaccagggatcgaaacccagggcctggcagtgaaagcaccgagtcctaaccactggaccaccagggaattccctccttgaGTAATTCTGATGAGTATCCAGTGATGAGAACTGCTTTAGCTAGGCTGAACCACTCTCTGTTCCAGGGGTATGCCAGGTCCTGTCACCCCTTGGTGCTCCTTTGTTTATGCTACTTTACAGTTTCTACCTTTCATGGTCCACTTGATGAACTCATCTGTACATTTTCTGACTCATCTAGAGTTAGGGCTCTGACCACTTGCAGCATCTTGGACATGCGGCAAGATCCGAGGTCATGGTTTGTTTGCATGACGTGCTCATTTAGACTGTGAGTTCTAGGAAGGCAAAATCTCTTTGGGCCCCATTGGATTCTTGTTGATATTGTTAGATTGGTAGAAGAGTACATTCCTAAGTGGAGGAAGAGATGGTGCTTTTGAACCCCTCAGGCCCGGGGACTAGGTCTGATTTGTTGTGGTGGGTTGTGTGTGCCCTAGTTGCAGGAGATCATGTTTAAGAATTACTACACAGCCTTTCTGACCATCCGTGTTCGCCAGCACACCTCAACACACACTCCAGCCAAGTGGGTGACCTGCCTTCGGGACTACTGCCTGATGCCTGACCCACACAGTGAGGAGGGAGCTCAGGAGTATGTATCGCTGTTCAAGCACCAGGTCAGCTGGGACTCAGCATGGCCAAGGCAGCCCAGATGAGGGCTCACAAGAGGCCTGGGGATTGGGCCAGGGTACCATGAGGGAAGAGGGGTGGGCAAGGTTGGCCTGAATTGTGGTTCTTGGGCAAGTGCCGTGGAGGAACTACTGTTTCCTTCTCAAAGGCCTGGGGAGGAAGCACCTTGGCTCATTGCTGGTTGGCTCCTGGGCAGTGAGCTGGGGCCTCGGTGGGTccttgtgtgtatgtgtcagaTGCTGTGTGACATGGGCAAAGTACTGGAACTACGCCTGATTCTGCGACAGCCATCACCACTGTGGTTGTCTTTCACGGTGGAGGAACTGCAGATCTACCAGCAGGGACCAAAGGTAAGTGACTAGCTCAGAGCTGTTTGCTGGCCCTTTCTCCAGGAGGCTCCTAGCTATGGCTGGGAGGCCTGGGGGTACAGGTGGGAGTGGATGGGTAAGGATGGGGAGACTCAGAAGGAGTCCTTCATGGAAATTAGCCAGGTGGGAATGCTGGAAGCTCATGATGAGAGGTGAGgccatgtccccatatcccctgacCTTTGGGGCTACCTGCCTTTTTCAGATCTGGAACATTCAGGTACCCAGATATACTTCCGTTCCTTGTCTTCGTGGGGTTTCCTTCTGCATAGCAGAAGAGCTTAGGTAGTCTTCTGCCCCTGGGACCTAAACAGGATTTTCCCAGTTTCTGGGGCTCAGGGGCCCTTCTCTATGCCTTCAGGACCTTGGGATCTGGTTCCAGGTCTCTCCTACTCTGCCCGCCTCAGGGCAGTATGCCTTTGCTTTGCAGAGCCCTTCCATGACCTTCCCCAAGTGGCTCTCGCACCCAGTGCCTTGTGAGCAGCCTGCTCCCCTTCTTGAGGTAAGCCCTCACCCTGGCTAAGAACCATGTGCGAACAGCTCTGGTGTCCAGCACAGGCCCAAGGGGACCCCTTTCTGCAAGAATCTGGGGCTGGACCCAGGGACCTTGGTTCACTCTGTGCACCTTCCTCCTGGGATTTGAGGCATCTCTGTGTGGGGCCGGGCCACCTACTCCACATCAGGCCCCATCCTCATGCTTCACAAGTCATCTGGGAATGTCAGCTGGAGGGCCCCATAGCCCAACTTGGCCTATCTGGAGTTCTAAGGGCACTGCTGGGGAGAGACCCATGGCCACTGACCCCTCCTTCTGGAGCAGGGTCTCCCAGACCCCAGCAGGGTATCCTCCGAGGTACAGCAGATGTGGGCGCTGACAGAGATGATCCGGGCCAGTCACACCTCCACAAGGATCGGCCGCTTTGATGTGAGTGATCGCTTCCCTCTGCTTGGCTCCCGTTGGCCTAAATGGGTCAGATCTGATGGTCTTTTGTGTTGCAGGTGGATGGCTGTTATGACCTGAACTTGCTCTCCTACACTTGAGCTGTGGCCCTTAGCCAAGACGTTGGCCTTCCGTGCCCATCCAGGCCCGGTTTGGGCCATCAGAGGCCGAAGTGCTGTCCCTGTGCATTCCGAGTGTTGCCTGCATGCGCATTCTGTCGGGACCATGTTCACAGAGTCAAGATTCTTGGGGGCTCACTGTGTTGCTTTAGCATGAACTCCTGGAGGGAATACACTCTGTCCTCACCTGACTGCAACCCAAAACTCCTCCTTCGCCCTCCCTAAAAACACTCCAGTTCTATTACTAAGAATCCCCCTGTGCCCTCTGTCTCCCCTGCCAACATGCACATTCCTGTCTTCTGCGTGCTCCCTCACCCTGAGTGCAGTGGGCTGGGGTGACCTACTAGAACCTGCTCTGTCTAGCCTTGGAAGACTGCTAGAGCTTGGCAGTCGTAGTTTGGAAGCTTGAGGGAGAAACAGGAGCCGCATTTTTCCTTCTGCGCCCCCTAATGGTCTTCTTTCCCTTTGTATTATgcccacaaaaagaaaattcctaTCTAAACTCTTCTGCTGCTTGCCTAGGGAGCCACACAAAGCTTGGAATTTGGGCAGCCTGAGTCCCTTGGTCCCTGAGTTGGCTCCTGGATGTGCGTTCAAATGGGTCTGCCCCCATCCATCAGGTCTGGGCGGGTGCCCTGGGCAAGGCTGGGGCCTGAAAATGAGTCCTGGGACCTGTCTGCCATCTGACAGAGCCCAAAGCGCATCCTTGTCCCTCTTCCAGTTGCCCCCATCTAAGAGCCACGCTCAGTGTGATGAGAGATCAACctcggtggtggtggtgggggccaGGTGAGAGTTCTCATTGGTGTCTTTTAAGAGGCTGAGGTTTTCTACAACCCCAGGCCAGCAGCTGAATAAGACAGGCTGCTGCTCCTTATGAGAAAATCctgcttctctctgttttttcctggCTTTCTTCTGGGGGCTGTTATGAGGCAGTACTGCAACATGTGTTGGACCTGGAAAATTGGATGTTTGTGTGGCTCAACAGCTTTCTAGGGGAAGGGCAGCCACTTTTTGGTGGCCACCTTCTGATGTCACCTATCAGAGTTCTTGCAGGTGGTATCTGCCTGCAGGGTCATTTACTTAGCCCCATTCAGCTTTTGCTAAGAGGGTAATGATCAGTCTTGTGCTCAGGGAGTAGCAGTCCTCAGTGTGTATGTGAGTGAGGGGGGAGGTCCCTGGGATGGCAGGGACCCTGCTTCCTGCacagctgtgtccccagcacaggGCCTAGTGTGCAGCAAGACCAATAAATACTTGTGGAATGCATCACTGTGCTCGCTGCCTATGTTTGCCCAGTTGAGAGAGCTGGAGACCCTCACATGAGGCCAGGTTACTGTGGCACTCTGCCTGCCGGGCTGACTCCACCCTCCTGTGccctctccaccccttcccctccccccatgtgACCTTACACTCCTATTGTCCTAAACTGGTGATTCAGGCCTTTCAGCCCTTTGCAGAACTTTGGCCCTTTGGAGGCAGGGCAGTCAGCAGGGGGAGGTCTAGCCCCCAGCTCTATTTCTGAGTGGCTTAACTGGCTCCAACCGCCCAATCTGCCCTGATCAGATGGAAGCGCCCGGGGCTATTTCCCTGCAGCTGGGAGTCAATGCACTGTGTGCTCTAAAGCTGCGTCTGCCCTTGGGGCTGCCCACTCCCTCTTCTGATCCCCCGGGCGGGGGAGAGACCTATCTAAGCAGGGCCTGGACTACATCTCCCAGCGTGCCTGGCAGAGTGGTGGCCTCTGTGCGTCGGCTGCACCAGTTGCGGGCAACAATGCAGTGGGCTGGGAGCATGATGTCCCGTCTGCGCTCGTGTCTCCAGGCACTCCCCTCGGCCCTGCGCCGTTCTCTCAGTAGTGCACAGGTGGGATAGAGGGTGCTGGGTTGTGGTGCCAATCTtggagggtggaggaggaagagggctgaGGTCTGGGGCCTTGGTGGCACTGAGCCCGGCCGCCCGCAGGACGTGATCCGCAGGACACCACTCTATGACTTCCACCTGGCCCATGGCGGGAAGATGGTGGCATTCGCAGGCTGGAATCTGCCTGTGCAGTACCGGGACAGCCACGTTGACTCACACCTGCATACACGCCGGCACTGCTCGCTCTTTGACgtgtcccacatgctgcaggtgAGCCAGGGGAGTGCGCTGATTGCTAGGCCAGGGCTTCCTCTCCGTCCACAATGGTGCAACCCTCGGCTTTCTTTGCTGGGAGCTGGATTCCAAGGGCAGCCCTCTCAGAAGAGTTGGAGGTCTCAAGGGTGTAATGTACTATGGCCCTCAGTAAACTGACTCAGAGGGTCTCTTGATCATCTCCTGTCTCATCTCTCTAGCCTGCTCCCACTTAGTGGAGTGCCTCAACGTCCTGGGTTTTCCAGGGCTGCCACTCATTGTCATCCACTGTCCTAGGTATTGGTTTGGAAAAGGTGGTATTTCAGGAAGGTGCTGAGCCCTTTCAAGTTCCCTAACCTCCCTGAGTGCATCTCTTCTGTATTTGGCGGGTGTGGGGGAGTCAGAAAGTAGGGCTTCTGCCACTTGCAGAACCGAAAGACTAGTCAGGCACTTTGGCTGGATTGGACTGTGCTGTGGGTGGCAGGGAGGATGCCTCCTAACCCCGTGGCTTTCCAGACTGTAGCTACTGCAGTGACCTGAGGCTTTTTGATCTCTTTCCCAGACCAAGATATTTGGCCATGACCGGGTGAAGCTGATGGAAAGTCTAGTGGTTGGAGATATTGCAGAGCTAAAGCCAAACCAGGtgggcctctcttttttttttaaattttatttatttatttgctgcgttgggtcttcgttgctgtgcgcgggctttctctagttgcatggAGCatggtctactcttcgttgcagtgcgcgggcttctcattgcagtggcttggcttgttgcggagcatgggctctagggtgcgtgggcttcagtagttgtagcacgcgggctcagtagttgtggcgcacgggcttagctgctctgcggcatgtgggatcttcccggaccagggcttgaacccgtgtcccctgcattggcaggcagattcttaaccactgcgccaccagggaagcccgggcctctcttttatttctgctccatGAGTGTTCTTAGTCATAAGCCAGCAAACCAGTCTGAGTCCCTGCTTCGGGCCTAGGGGCACAGAGACGGATCAGACACAGTTTCTCAGGGCTTTCGTTCTTGGGGGACGGAGTCCCTGAGTCATGTCCAGACACCCAGCCATCTGCAGGGAGGGTCCTATCCCATCCCCACCACATCAAGCTGGGAGGCCAGAAACCCAGGTTCATGTCCTGTTCTGTGACCTTCCATGCTGCTAAACCCCTTGCAATTTAAAGTGtagtcctgggaattccctggcggtccagtgattaggattaggactctgtgctctcactgccgagggcctgggttcaatccctggttggggaactaagatcccacaagctgcgcggccaaaaaaaaaagaaaaacgaaagCGTAGTCCGTAAACCAGCAGCCTCATCGTCACATAGGAGCTTGTTAGGATACACTCTCAGGCCAGTTCttcagacctgctgaatcagaacctgcattttaacaagatccccaggtgattcatgtgACCTCTTAACCTCAGGCTCTTATACTGTCCATCCAGTGGGGAGGCTGAGGCCAGCCAGCCTCAGTGTTTTGGAGGGTTGTTGTGGAGCACATGGGATCATCAAGATAGACTttgaagctgctgctgctgcttttttttttttttggccatgctggatcttagttccccaaccagggattgaaccctcaccctcagcagtgaaagcaccgagtcctaaccactggaccaccagggaatccccatagaCTTTGAAGCTTCTGTCCTGGGGTTTGGGGCACAGACTGAGTTGTCCTAGGTCTGGGTGGGACGAAGCAGCAAGTCCTAGGTATGGTGGGTTAAGTGTGAGAGGGGCTCTCTCTACTGAATGGGGAGGGGTGCAGAGGCCCCCACCAGATCAGGGAGGTGTCCCCCAAGGTGGGGAAGAGGTGAAACCTTTCTCAGTGTATGAGGATCAAAAACCCTGGGCTTGTGCAGGGGCCTGGGCTGACCCAGCCTTGCTCCTTGCACTGCCACCCCTCAGCACTATGCACGAGGGTTCATGAGTTTGTGGTGGCTGAGTGGGCCCATGGGTGTGTTTGACTCACACTTGACCTTGGCCTCTTGGACCTGGAGGCAATGATGCTCCACTTTGATGCTAGGGAACACTGTCGCTGTTTACCAATGAGGCTGGCGGCATCTTAGATGACTTGATTGTGACCAACACCTCTGAGGGACACCTGTATGTGGTGTCCAATGCTGGCTGCTGGGAAAAGGACCTGACCCTCATGCAGGTATAGCCCCTCTGCGTCCCAGGTACCCTGTCCTCCTTGTTCACAGAGCAGCATCCTTGTTTTCCAGGACAGACCTGGAATGGATAAGGAGCTCAGACAATGGCTCTTTGAAAGAACAGTGGGCCAGAGCGGGCCCTCCCTGGAGCATGCTAAGTTTCAGTggtggggaagtgggggaggtggggaggtgaagCTGATCCTGGCCCCTAAGTGAGCATCCTCTGGTGAGGATGGAGGGCTGGAGCCTGGTGTTAGAGCTAGCAGACCTGGGCTTGAGTCACCCCTACCACTTAGTAGTTATATGACCTTGTTAAGATGGAAACCAGCCTACTCTGCCGAGCTCTGCAGCACCTGGCCcgtggtaggtgctcagtaagggGTCCCAGAGCAAATGTGGTATTTCTTCCCTTTCAGGACAAGGTTAGGGAGCTTCAGAACATGGGCAGCGATGTGGGCCTGGAGGTGATGGATAATGCCTTGCTAGCCCTGCAAGGTAAGTGGGCCAGGCTGGGTTTGGAGCTGACCTTTGCCTTCCAGGTTTCTTCTACTGCTTGGCACAGAGGCCGCGCTGCGCCGGGGGAAGGTGAGGATGGTGCACCATAATTCTAAGTTTGGTATCATGCCCTCCTTCTACCTGCCACAAGGCTCCATGGGCTGTGGGCAAGAGCATCTTCTCCCACCTACAGAGTGGGGCTTGCTCAGGGCTTGTTCTGGTCCCTAAGGGCTGTGATCCAGCTTTCTGGGGCACCAGGACCTGGACACTTGGTTATTGGCTCCCTGGGCCCAGGCCCCACTGCGGCCCAGGTGCTACAGGCTGGCGTGGCAGATGATCTGAGGAAACTGCCCTTCATGACCAGTGCTGTGATGGAGGTGTTTGGCGTGTCTGGCTGCCGTGTGACCCGCTGTGGCTACACAGGAGAGGATGGTGTGGAGGTTTGTCAAGAAGTGGGCACAGGGTAGTGCAGGGCATAGGACTCTGGGGCCAGCAGCCCATCTGCTCCCTGGTGTCCCTTGCAGATCTCGGTGCTGGCAGCAGAGGCAGTCCGCCTGGCAACAGCTCTGTTGGAAAACCCAGAGGTGAAGCTGGCAGGGCTGGCGGCCCGGGACAGCCTGCGCCTGGAGGCAGGCCTCTGCCTGTATGGGAACGACATTGACGAACACACCACACCTGTGGAAGGCAGCCTCAGTTGGACATTGGGTGAGCTGGGCTAGCGCTCAGGGAGGGGATCCTGAAGGCTGGAGTGACCCTTGATGAGACCAGCCAACCCCGGACTGCTTCCAAGGTTGTGTAGCCTGGAGCAAGTGGCACAGCCTCCCTGAGCCTTCATTTCCTGAAGGTACCACAGTGGCTTTGCCCAGTAGATATTGAGGACCCTCAGCAGGCTGAGGTGGGGAACATGGCCTCCAAGACCAGGGGTCAGTAGGTGGATGGCTGACTGCACTGCAGGGGAGGAATGGGGTCCAGGGGCAGCCTGAGCGAAGGGGCCTTGATGCTGGATAGATGTCACTTGGGGTCCTTGTCACTAGGACCTCCTGTGGTCAGGGGTCCTACGGACTGTGGCTTAAATCTGATGTGTCATGTTCCAGGGAAGCGCCGCCGAGCTGCTATGGACTTCCCAGGAGCCTCGGTCATTGTTCCCCAGCTGAAGGGCAAGGTGCAGCGGAGGCGTGTGGGGTTAATGTGTGAGGGGGCTCCTGTGCGGGCACACAACCCCATCCTGAGTACAGAGGGTACCGTACTTGGTAGGTTGACCAGGGAAGTTGGAGAGCCCTTGTCTCTTCCCTAGGAGGGTGGGGACCCTGGGCTGGCAGGGTGGTGTGGACACATGGCGTCTGCCCGGACAGGTGCTGTGACCAGTGGCTGCCCCTCACCCTGCCTGAGGAAGAATGTGGCGATGGGTTATGTGCCCTATGAGTACAGTCGGCCAGGTACCCTGCTGCTTGTAGAGGTGCGGCGAAAGCAGCAGATGGCCATGGTCAGCAAGATGCCCTTTGTGCCCACAAACTATTATACCCTTAAGTGAGGATGACTTGGAGCAGGGCCCTCTCCTCCAGGAGCCTTACCCTGGAGGGCATTCTACAAGGGGTTAGTCAGGAAGCTGAGGCAGAACACACTTGGGGTAGGTGGCTAGGTGGAGACTGGTACTGGTTGTCTGGGTGACGGGGTCACACCACCTATTCCCACTTCATCCTGTGCCACTTGCAACTTCAAGACCCCATTTCTGAGTGACGGACCAGCCCACGGTCCCATTGACCCCACTCTTGCCTGCTGGAGAAGCATCAGTTCTGGCACCTCGCCCTTCCACTCTGCCAGGTGCTGCCTGTGGAGCAAAGGCTCACCTTTAGGGGGAGGAGAAAGCCTGCCCAACCTACCTCACCACGGTTTCTCACACTGCAAAGAGTCATTACCTTGGGCAGTGCCGGCTACCTCCTCTGCTTCACTTCCCATGAATTCAAACTGTTGCCTCTTCCTGGGCAGGGATGATTCCTGACTCACAGAGGGTTGGCCTAGTAGGGCTGTGGTGCCCGTGTGTAAACTTGGGGATGGCTGAGGGGGGCATGGACTCATTCTTCCACATTCTCCAGTTGGCCCAGCCTGCTGCCCAGTAGCCAGCCATGCCAGGCTCACCACCTGTTCTGAGCCCCAGGGCTGTTGTAGGGCAGGCTGGGCCTCCTCCCAGACTTGCCTTATCCTGGGCTGACCTTCGTCCCTGGGACTTACTACTGGACTCCACTGactcctaaaaaaaataaaacattaaatgagcttccttccttcttgcttgcTAGAGTTCTAGCTTCATTGTTCTCTGTCCACAGGGTTCCTGGGGTGTCAGTCCAATGCCTGCCTTCCTGGCCCAGACTCAGAGTGGGTTCCCCTTGAGAGGGGCAGGTCTATAAGAACTAAAGGGGAGAGTGCCCCTATTGGGCACCACCACTGCTCCTCCAGGGAGCTGGCATCGTCTCTCTAGCTCTGCAAGTTGTATTCTGGGTGCTCAGGGGCAACAGCCCCCAGGGTGTTCCCTCTCCAGTTTCCCCTGTGCATGCACACTATCCTGTCAATAACCACACAGCTGATGCACTTCCATGTTTAATAAGCCACATCCTCAGTTGAGCTTGGGGTGAAATGTGGGACCAATTCTGAGTGTGGTGTTTGTTGTCAGTGGGTAGGCCTGGGGCTGCAGAACCATCATCCCACCAGCCAGAAGATACTCCGGAGTACTTGTGCATGAGCTCAGCATAGTCCTACTCCAGTGCACTCTGCAAAGACAGCCTAGGCAAAGGCTGCCAGATGGAAATGTGACATTTAACAGAGAGGAAGCAAGCAGTGGGACACTGAGGTAGCTGCTGGCCCAGCAGAAGCAGGCAGAAGTATGTCCATCAGGGAAGGAGGCAGGTCTAGGGCCACACTGCTTTCAGGAACTGGTGTTTGCCACTTATACCTTTGGAAGTTCCCTTGGCTCACTGTGGAAGTGGCAGGCCTGCCTAGTTTGTGGGCTCTTAGAACGAAGCTCCTCTGGTTCCAGGTCAAGATGGGAAGTGGTGAGGCTGCAGGGCACGATGGGGCCGCTTTGCACTAAACTGCTCAGTATGTCCCTTTGAGGGGCGGGGTACAGATCCACAACCCCACAGGCACTTAAACAGTGGGGATGGGAGGTCACCCCCGGGACTCAGCCACTTTTAGGTACCCAGCTTCATTCTGGGAGGGGTTAAGAGGAATATGAGTACAATGAAAAGAGAACTTATATAGCCTGACTCACATCTGGAGAGCTCAGGATGAGCCAAAGGAGGTGGGTGTTTGGTGTCCACTGTCTTACACTTGAATGGCCAGCTAAGTAACCATAAAATATAAGGCTGTGTCCAGGCCAGGATTCCCTGGGTCCCTGccaacaaagcaaaaccaaataaaGGAAACCCAAGGCTTAGGGGAAAACAGACCTGCCTTACAAATGTCAGAGCTGGTCAACCTCAGGCTTCCTCCCAGGGACAAATCTACAGGGTCACATCCCAGGGGGATGGGAAGAGGAACAGGAAAAAGCCAAGACAGAAAATGGACTGTTGCCATCCCCAACCCAGAGGCTTCTGAGCTGACCCCTGAAAGGAGAAGCATGCCTTCTCTCCTTAAGCCACCCAGATCAGGGTACAGGCAAACTCTTTACTGGCCCAATGCCTGGGGCTGCTGGAGGCAAGACCAAGGGCAGTGAAGGCCCAGCCCTGCAAGCACTGGCATACTCCGTACCCCCAACCTCTACCCCCGCTGCAGTCGTCCCTGGGGTCTGGGCAGCAGCAGCACTCAGTGTGGGAGCCAGCAGACCTGGTGATGTTCCTGGAGACCCCTCTGCTGCCTTCCCTCATTCTCTGTGGGTTTTAAGAGGTTCATTTGCTGCTGTTTCCCTGAAAGTGATAGAAGAGAAGAGGGGTTATTCCACGGACAGCACAACAGTCCCCTTGTGGGGGCTGAGCTGGGCTCAGTAAGTCCACACTATAACCTAGACCTCTCTGCTGAGCTTCCACAGCCCTCATTGGGTCCACCACTGTCCCCTGCAGACTTAttcttcctcctgcttctccaCTTTGTGAATGGTGCTCCCATCCTTCGCCAGTTG harbors:
- the NICN1 gene encoding nicolin-1 isoform X1, with product MSRVSVPCHVKGTVALQVGDVRTSQGRPGVLVIDVTFPSVAPFELQEIMFKNYYTAFLTIRVRQHTSTHTPAKWVTCLRDYCLMPDPHSEEGAQEYVSLFKHQMLCDMGKVLELRLILRQPSPLWLSFTVEELQIYQQGPKSPSMTFPKWLSHPVPCEQPAPLLEGLPDPSRVSSEVQQMWALTEMIRASHTSTRIGRFDVDGCYDLNLLSYT
- the NICN1 gene encoding nicolin-1 isoform X2, encoding MSRVSVPCHVKGTVALQVGDVRTSQGRPGVLVIDVTFPSVAPFEHTSTHTPAKWVTCLRDYCLMPDPHSEEGAQEYVSLFKHQMLCDMGKVLELRLILRQPSPLWLSFTVEELQIYQQGPKSPSMTFPKWLSHPVPCEQPAPLLEGLPDPSRVSSEVQQMWALTEMIRASHTSTRIGRFDVDGCYDLNLLSYT
- the AMT gene encoding aminomethyltransferase, mitochondrial isoform X5, whose product is MEAPGAISLQLGVNALCALKLRLPLGLPTPSSDPPGGGETYLSRAWTTSPSVPGRVVASVRRLHQLRATMQWAGSMMSRLRSCLQALPSALRRSLSSAQDVIRRTPLYDFHLAHGGKMVAFAGWNLPVQYRDSHVDSHLHTRRHCSLFDVSHMLQTKIFGHDRVKLMESLVVGDIAELKPNQDKVRELQNMGSDVGLEVMDNALLALQGPTAAQVLQAGVADDLRKLPFMTSAVMEVFGVSGCRVTRCGYTGEDGVEISVLAAEAVRLATALLENPEVKLAGLAARDSLRLEAGLCLYGNDIDEHTTPVEGSLSWTLGKRRRAAMDFPGASVIVPQLKGKVQRRRVGLMCEGAPVRAHNPILSTEGTVLGAVTSGCPSPCLRKNVAMGYVPYEYSRPGTLLLVEVRRKQQMAMVSKMPFVPTNYYTLK
- the AMT gene encoding aminomethyltransferase, mitochondrial isoform X2 → MEAPGAISLQLGVNALCALKLRLPLGLPTPSSDPPGGGETYLSRAWTTSPSVPGRVVASVRRLHQLRATMQWAGSMMSRLRSCLQALPSALRRSLSSAQDVIRRTPLYDFHLAHGGKMVAFAGWNLPVQYRDSHVDSHLHTRRHCSLFDVSHMLQTKIFGHDRVKLMESLVVGDIAELKPNQGTLSLFTNEAGGILDDLIVTNTSEGHLYVVSNAGCWEKDLTLMQDKVRELQNMGSDVGLEVMDNALLALQGPTAAQVLQAGVADDLRKLPFMTSAVMEVFGVSGCRVTRCGYTGEDGVEISVLAAEAVRLATALLENPEVKLAGLAARDSLRLEAGLCLYGNDIDEHTTPVEGSLSWTLGKRRRAAMDFPGASVIVPQLKGKVQRRRVGLMCEGAPVRAHNPILSTEGTVLGAVTSGCPSPCLRKNVAMGYVPYEYSRPGTLLLVEVRRKQQMAMVSKMPFVPTNYYTLK
- the AMT gene encoding aminomethyltransferase, mitochondrial isoform X1 — encoded protein: MEAPGAISLQLGVNALCALKLRLPLGLPTPSSDPPGGGETYLSRAWTTSPSVPGRVVASVRRLHQLRATMQWAGSMMSRLRSCLQALPSALRRSLSSAQDVIRRTPLYDFHLAHGGKMVAFAGWNLPVQYRDSHVDSHLHTRRHCSLFDVSHMLQTKIFGHDRVKLMESLVVGDIAELKPNQGTLSLFTNEAGGILDDLIVTNTSEGHLYVVSNAGCWEKDLTLMQDKVRELQNMGSDVGLEVMDNALLALQGKWARLGLELTFAFQVSSTAWHRGRAAPGEGPTAAQVLQAGVADDLRKLPFMTSAVMEVFGVSGCRVTRCGYTGEDGVEISVLAAEAVRLATALLENPEVKLAGLAARDSLRLEAGLCLYGNDIDEHTTPVEGSLSWTLGKRRRAAMDFPGASVIVPQLKGKVQRRRVGLMCEGAPVRAHNPILSTEGTVLGAVTSGCPSPCLRKNVAMGYVPYEYSRPGTLLLVEVRRKQQMAMVSKMPFVPTNYYTLK
- the AMT gene encoding aminomethyltransferase, mitochondrial isoform X3; protein product: MEAPGAISLQLGVNALCALKLRLPLGLPTPSSDPPGGGETYLSRAWTTSPSVPGRVVASVRRLHQLRATMQWAGSMMSRLRSCLQALPSALRRSLSSAQDVIRRTPLYDFHLAHGGKMVAFAGWNLPVQYRDSHVDSHLHTRRHCSLFDVSHMLQTKIFGHDRVKLMESLVVGDIAELKPNQGTLSLFTNEAGGILDDLIVTNTSEGHLYVVSNAGCWEKDLTLMQVSSTAWHRGRAAPGEGPTAAQVLQAGVADDLRKLPFMTSAVMEVFGVSGCRVTRCGYTGEDGVEISVLAAEAVRLATALLENPEVKLAGLAARDSLRLEAGLCLYGNDIDEHTTPVEGSLSWTLGKRRRAAMDFPGASVIVPQLKGKVQRRRVGLMCEGAPVRAHNPILSTEGTVLGAVTSGCPSPCLRKNVAMGYVPYEYSRPGTLLLVEVRRKQQMAMVSKMPFVPTNYYTLK
- the AMT gene encoding aminomethyltransferase, mitochondrial isoform X4 — protein: MEAPGAISLQLGVNALCALKLRLPLGLPTPSSDPPGGGETYLSRAWTTSPSVPGRVVASVRRLHQLRATMQWAGSMMSRLRSCLQALPSALRRSLSSAQDVIRRTPLYDFHLAHGGKMVAFAGWNLPVQYRDSHVDSHLHTRRHCSLFDVSHMLQTKIFGHDRVKLMESLVVGDIAELKPNQDKVRELQNMGSDVGLEVMDNALLALQGKWARLGLELTFAFQVSSTAWHRGRAAPGEGPTAAQVLQAGVADDLRKLPFMTSAVMEVFGVSGCRVTRCGYTGEDGVEISVLAAEAVRLATALLENPEVKLAGLAARDSLRLEAGLCLYGNDIDEHTTPVEGSLSWTLGKRRRAAMDFPGASVIVPQLKGKVQRRRVGLMCEGAPVRAHNPILSTEGTVLGAVTSGCPSPCLRKNVAMGYVPYEYSRPGTLLLVEVRRKQQMAMVSKMPFVPTNYYTLK